The following coding sequences lie in one Frigoribacterium sp. SL97 genomic window:
- a CDS encoding ABC transporter ATP-binding protein has translation MSLVIDDLTVTVGGRRVVDGLSLDVPDGARVGLIGESGSGKSMTTLAVLGLLPDGARATGSIRLDGRELLGASERDLAGLRGRVVGTVFQDPRTALDPVVTVGRQIVEPLRLHGRVGRRDARSRAVAAAAEVGLPDPETVVDLYPHQLSGGQRQRVGIAMALINRPGLVLADEPTTALDVTTQAEVLALFQRLVDEQRTSLLFVTHDLAVLSRITDHAAVLSHGRVVERGPVEQLLHRPEHEVTRGLVEATRATTWRSS, from the coding sequence GCCTCTCGCTCGACGTGCCCGACGGTGCGCGGGTCGGACTGATCGGCGAGTCCGGTTCGGGCAAGTCGATGACGACGCTGGCCGTGCTCGGCCTCCTGCCCGACGGCGCCCGCGCGACGGGCAGCATCCGGCTCGACGGACGCGAACTGCTCGGGGCGTCGGAGCGCGACCTGGCCGGCCTGCGCGGCCGCGTCGTCGGCACGGTCTTCCAGGACCCCCGCACGGCCCTCGACCCCGTCGTGACCGTCGGGCGACAGATCGTCGAGCCCCTCCGCCTGCACGGCCGCGTCGGTCGCCGGGACGCCCGCTCGCGAGCGGTGGCCGCGGCCGCCGAGGTCGGCCTGCCCGACCCCGAGACCGTCGTGGACCTCTACCCGCACCAGCTCTCGGGCGGTCAGCGGCAGCGCGTCGGCATCGCCATGGCGCTGATCAACCGGCCGGGGCTCGTCCTCGCCGACGAGCCGACCACCGCGCTGGACGTCACCACGCAGGCCGAGGTGCTCGCGCTCTTCCAGCGCCTGGTCGACGAGCAGCGGACGTCGCTGCTCTTCGTCACGCACGACCTCGCCGTGCTCTCGCGCATCACCGACCACGCGGCGGTGCTGTCGCACGGGCGCGTCGTCGAGCGGGGCCCCGTCGAGCAGCTGCTGCACCGCCCCGAGCACGAGGTCACCCGCGGGCTCGTCGAGGCCACGAGAGCGACGACCTGGAGGTCCTCGTGA
- a CDS encoding ABC transporter ATP-binding protein, giving the protein MSDPTTAPAPPLLVARGLTRTFTLPRRSPFRPGPVRHALVDADLEVAAGESVALIGESGSGKSTLVRLLLALDRATSGTVTFDGRTVAPDRASRLRWLRRQTGIVLQDPYASLDPRMRVGDTVAEPLRALRVEGDHDRLVAEMLERVGLSAHDAEAWPHEFSGGQRQRIALARALVHGPRLLIGDEPMSALDVTVRAQILELLRELRDERGLSLLLVSHDIGLVQHLADRVAVLRDGHIVEQGLTDDVLRRPRHDYTRTLVDSVPTLD; this is encoded by the coding sequence GTGAGCGACCCGACCACCGCACCCGCGCCTCCTCTGCTCGTCGCCCGGGGCCTCACTCGCACCTTCACCCTGCCGCGCCGTTCGCCCTTCCGACCGGGCCCGGTGCGCCACGCTCTGGTCGACGCCGACCTCGAGGTCGCCGCCGGCGAGAGCGTCGCGCTGATCGGTGAGTCCGGCTCGGGCAAGTCCACGCTGGTGCGCCTGCTGCTGGCCCTCGACAGGGCGACGTCCGGCACGGTGACCTTCGACGGGCGCACGGTCGCCCCCGACCGCGCCTCGCGCCTGCGCTGGCTGCGGCGCCAGACGGGCATCGTCCTGCAGGACCCCTACGCCTCGCTGGACCCCCGCATGCGCGTGGGCGACACCGTGGCCGAGCCGCTGCGCGCCCTACGCGTCGAGGGCGACCACGACCGCCTGGTCGCAGAGATGCTCGAACGGGTTGGCCTCTCGGCGCACGACGCCGAGGCCTGGCCCCACGAGTTCAGCGGGGGCCAACGGCAGCGCATCGCCCTGGCCCGGGCCCTCGTGCACGGGCCGCGGCTGCTGATCGGCGACGAGCCCATGAGTGCGCTCGACGTCACCGTGCGGGCGCAGATCCTCGAGCTGCTGCGCGAGCTGCGCGACGAACGCGGGCTGTCGCTGCTGCTCGTGTCGCACGACATCGGACTCGTGCAGCACCTCGCCGACCGGGTCGCCGTGCTGCGAGACGGTCACATCGTCGAGCAGGGCCTCACCGACGACGTGCTGCGTCGACCGCGGCACGACTACACGCGGACGCTGGTCGACTCGGTGCCGACGCTCGACTGA